Genomic DNA from Nevskia ramosa DSM 11499:
GCGCGCTGGCCAGCCAGATCGTGCTGACGCCGAAGCTGCTGCCGAACTCGACGATCCGCCGTGCCTGTGCCGCCCGCGCCAGCTGATAGAGCAACGCGCCCTGCCCGGCTTCGATGGCGATGAATTTGTCGTCATAGAAGCCGAGGTCGCGGTTGTGCCAGCGCGCGCCATAGCCGGCCAGCAGTCTCGGCAACTGCGGCAAGTAGTGGCGCAGCAATTGCAGATTCTGGGTATGCGCCTGTTCGTGCAGGCGCTCCAGCACCGCCCGCGCGCGGGCATCGGTGATCACCGAGAACGGCGAAGGACGCATGCTCAGAACTTCGCCCGCAGCGCCAGGGTGAAGCTGCGCGGCTCGCCGTAGAAGTTCTGTCGAAACGAAGAACTGACCTTCTCGTAGTACTTCTCGTCGAGCAGGTTGTTGACCGTGAGATTGGCGCTCCAGTGTGAGTTCAGCTCGTAGCCGAGCTGCGTCGACAGCACGGTGTAGGCATCGCCAACAAAGCGCGCCGTACCGACCTGGCTGTAAAACGAGCTGACCGCGCGCAGACCACCGCCGAAACTCAGGCCCTGCAGCGCGCCATTGGCGATCTGGTAGCGCGTCCACAAATTCGCCGAGTGACGCGGCGTGAATGGCGCGAATGACTGCCCTTCCTGCGTCACCGTGCCGACGCGATATTGGGTATCGACATTGGTGTAGCCGGCGCTCAGGTTCCAGCCCGGCAACAGCATGCCGGTGACCTCGGCTTCAAAGCCCTGGCTGCGCACCTTGCCGGACGACACGAAGAACCGAATGTCAGTGGGATCGGTGATCGCGCGGTCCTGATCCTGAAGCCTGAACAGCGCGAACTGGGCGATCACGCGCTGATTCAGGAATTCGGCCTTGACGCCGGTTTCGTACTGACTACCGGTGCGCGGCTTGATCAGCGTGCGGTCGGCCTGAATGGCGTTCTGCGGCTGGAAGATGTCGGCGTAGCTGGCGTACAGCGACACCTGTTCGAGCACGTCGTAGATCACTGCGAAGAACGGCGTCAGCTGGCCATCAACGGCGTATTCGGAACTCGTGCCCTGAGTGAAATTGCGGCTGCGCGATTCCCACCAGCTGATGCGGCCGCCGGCGACCAGGGTCAGCGGATCGAGCACCCGCAGCCGCACCTGGCTGTAGCCGCCGAACTGTGTGGTCTTGACGTCGTCCTGCATGGTGTACGGAAGCGGCGGCTCGGCAAGCGCGTGATCGGGCTCGAACACGTTCTGTGTGTAGCTGTTCGCGAATGTCGAGCTGTCGTTGGTCTGATCCTGATCGCGCCAGTTGGCGCCGACGATCAGGTTGTGGGTGTGCCCGGCGAAATCGAACGGCAGATTGGCGTACAGATCGGTGCTGAGGTTTTCGCGATCGGTGGTGTAGACGCCGGTCTGGATCGCAGTGTTGCCATTGGCATCGATCGCGCTGTTGGCACGCGCCACCTTGTAGAGCACCTTGCGATCGAGACGACGCACGGCGAACTTGATCTCGCCACCGCCGGCCAGACGCCGCTCCAGCTCGGCGAAGACATCAGTGGTTTTCGGGGCCAGCTCGTTCCAGTCGGCGCCGATGAAGGTCGAGCGCGGCACGTCGAGCAGGCGGCCATCGATGTACGCCGGCAAGCCTTGGTTGATCACCGAATCGACGCGCTGGATGACGCCACCAACCGACAAGGTCGTGGCCTTGTCGAAGTCGTATTCCAGGGTGCCGTAGCCGAGCTTCTTCTGCGAATTGACCACGTCCTGATAGGAGTCGCGCGTCTCGTAGACGGCGACGCCGCGCGCGCGCAGCGAACCGTCCTCGGTCAGCGGCGCGCCGCCG
This window encodes:
- a CDS encoding TonB-dependent siderophore receptor, with the translated sequence MNRKLMLATLVAMSGNPAMAEDATPIAAAETASDPAAETREPNAPVTLAPVQVIAEKPADAYVGDLSIGKGSLTIRETPQSASVITRERLDDQNVVNIADALKFTTGVTVQRFDGAGLFNNYYVRGYQVDSIQLDGLPFGSAGNIVDNDPAMYERIELLRGPGGLFQGAGEPGASLNLVRKRAPDKTLLNGAATVGSWNLYRAELDGGAPLTEDGSLRARGVAVYETRDSYQDVVNSQKKLGYGTLEYDFDKATTLSVGGVIQRVDSVINQGLPAYIDGRLLDVPRSTFIGADWNELAPKTTDVFAELERRLAGGGEIKFAVRRLDRKVLYKVARANSAIDANGNTAIQTGVYTTDRENLSTDLYANLPFDFAGHTHNLIVGANWRDQDQTNDSSTFANSYTQNVFEPDHALAEPPLPYTMQDDVKTTQFGGYSQVRLRVLDPLTLVAGGRISWWESRSRNFTQGTSSEYAVDGQLTPFFAVIYDVLEQVSLYASYADIFQPQNAIQADRTLIKPRTGSQYETGVKAEFLNQRVIAQFALFRLQDQDRAITDPTDIRFFVSSGKVRSQGFEAEVTGMLLPGWNLSAGYTNVDTQYRVGTVTQEGQSFAPFTPRHSANLWTRYQIANGALQGLSFGGGLRAVSSFYSQVGTARFVGDAYTVLSTQLGYELNSHWSANLTVNNLLDEKYYEKVSSSFRQNFYGEPRSFTLALRAKF